The Oxobacter pfennigii genome has a segment encoding these proteins:
- a CDS encoding ClpP family protease, with the protein MSKIRGDFVRSHEQKDGNEVHKSCENDNINKELSNIKELGETRLPDEGKSNIHTLTIIGQIEGHVMVSPQTKSTKYEHVIPQLVAIEESKEIEGLLVILNTVGGDVEAGLAIAEMISSLNKPTVSLVIGGGHSIGVPLATSADFSFISPTATMTVHPIRMNGLIIGVPQTFEYFRKMQDRILSFVERTSKISKVKLMSLMQQTDDLLNDMGTILIGKQAVDLGIIDEVGGISDAIKKLNELIEKRKGQNP; encoded by the coding sequence ATGAGTAAAATTAGAGGTGATTTCGTGAGAAGCCATGAGCAAAAGGATGGTAATGAAGTACATAAGTCATGTGAAAATGATAATATAAATAAGGAGTTAAGCAATATCAAGGAATTAGGAGAGACCAGGCTGCCTGATGAAGGCAAAAGCAATATTCATACCCTCACAATAATAGGGCAGATAGAAGGACATGTGATGGTTTCGCCCCAGACAAAATCTACCAAATACGAACATGTAATACCTCAGCTGGTGGCAATAGAAGAAAGCAAGGAAATAGAAGGCCTGTTGGTTATATTAAATACTGTAGGCGGAGATGTGGAAGCGGGCCTTGCTATAGCGGAAATGATAAGCAGCTTAAATAAGCCTACGGTGTCTCTAGTTATTGGCGGCGGTCATAGCATAGGTGTCCCCCTTGCCACATCGGCAGATTTCTCATTTATATCTCCTACGGCGACCATGACGGTGCATCCTATAAGAATGAATGGGCTTATAATTGGCGTACCCCAAACTTTTGAATATTTCAGAAAAATGCAGGATAGGATATTATCCTTTGTAGAGAGGACTTCCAAAATTTCAAAGGTAAAACTTATGTCCTTAATGCAGCAAACAGATGACTTATTAAATGACATGGGTACCATTTTAATCGGAAAGCAGGCAGTAGATTTAGGGATTATAGATGAAGTAGGCGGTATCAGCGATGCAATTAAAAAACTCAATGAATTGATTGAAAAAAGGAAAGGACAGAACCCTTAA
- a CDS encoding YlmC/YmxH family sporulation protein yields the protein MKSNNRMSYEKIGKKKLSEIGGQEIINLYDGGKLGVVADVDLLIDDETGYIEALLIPDTKSLFSIFSNKNYIEVPWESVKKIGQDTLIVELNEKINRK from the coding sequence GTGAAATCAAATAATAGGATGAGCTATGAAAAAATAGGCAAAAAGAAGCTGAGCGAAATAGGGGGACAGGAAATCATTAATCTATACGACGGAGGAAAATTAGGAGTGGTGGCTGACGTTGATTTGCTTATAGATGACGAAACAGGTTATATAGAGGCTCTCTTGATTCCGGATACAAAGAGTCTTTTTTCAATATTTTCAAATAAGAATTATATAGAGGTGCCTTGGGAGTCGGTAAAAAAGATAGGCCAGGACACTTTGATAGTGGAACTTAATGAAAAAATAAACAGAAAATAA
- the dut gene encoding dUTP diphosphatase, whose amino-acid sequence MTDEKIIVQIKRTDNAKDLPLPKYMSSQAAGMDLYANIEDSIIIPPGKFKTISTGIMIALPKGYEAQVRPRSGLAFKHGITVLNSPGTVDADYRGEINIVLINLSEKDFTVNRGDRVAQMVINKIEYVSFEETDALPESERGSGGFGSTGI is encoded by the coding sequence ATGACGGATGAAAAAATAATCGTACAGATTAAAAGGACTGACAACGCCAAGGATTTGCCTCTTCCTAAGTATATGAGTTCACAGGCTGCCGGTATGGACTTGTATGCAAATATCGAGGACAGTATAATTATCCCCCCGGGAAAATTCAAAACCATTTCAACAGGAATTATGATTGCCCTGCCAAAGGGCTATGAAGCCCAGGTAAGACCAAGAAGCGGGCTGGCATTCAAACACGGCATTACGGTCTTAAACAGCCCGGGCACTGTGGATGCAGATTACCGGGGAGAAATAAATATAGTTTTAATAAATTTAAGTGAAAAGGATTTTACCGTCAATAGGGGGGACAGAGTGGCCCAGATGGTAATAAATAAAATTGAATATGTAAGCTTTGAAGAAACCGATGCCTTGCCCGAAAGTGAAAGGGGCAGCGGCGGTTTCGGGTCGACGGGAATATAG
- a CDS encoding M16 family metallopeptidase, translating to MYTKDTLDNRIRVVTEYIPYVNSVSVGVWIANGSRDENLINNGISHFIEHMMFKGTDKRSAKDIAESIEEIGGQINAFTGKESTCYYVKVLDSHLDIAIDVLSDMLLNSIMNDSDIEREKGVILEEINMYEDSPEDLSTDLLSKAMWPDSSVGYPILGNQDTLKSFDSRIIKEYINNNYVADNTVISIVGNFDINKVMSLISEKFAEWNVTKRDVSYDAPEIKKSVLTKYKDIEQVHLSLGLKGLEMGNDDVYTLLAINNIFGGGTSSRLFQKIREEKGYAYSIYSYPSSYRNIGYFSIYVGMNPSYVKDVISLIQDEIEEIKVKGVSETELKKSKEQLKGNYILGLESTSNRMFGIGKSELLLGKINEPKEILDKIDAITHEDAKRIIKTVFENGIISSAAVGKIDKKMNIEGLLL from the coding sequence ATGTATACAAAAGATACTCTTGATAACAGAATAAGAGTTGTAACTGAATATATACCATATGTTAATTCAGTAAGCGTCGGTGTGTGGATAGCCAATGGTTCCAGGGATGAGAACTTAATTAATAATGGTATTTCACATTTTATAGAACATATGATGTTTAAAGGAACTGATAAAAGGTCGGCAAAAGATATTGCCGAGAGCATCGAGGAAATCGGCGGGCAGATAAATGCCTTTACAGGCAAGGAATCTACCTGCTATTACGTAAAAGTATTGGACAGTCATCTTGATATTGCCATAGATGTTTTATCGGATATGCTTTTAAATTCCATCATGAACGATAGCGATATAGAGAGGGAAAAAGGAGTAATATTAGAAGAAATAAATATGTATGAGGATTCTCCGGAGGATTTGTCTACAGATTTGCTCTCAAAAGCCATGTGGCCGGATTCCTCCGTAGGATATCCCATTTTAGGCAATCAGGACACTTTAAAAAGCTTTGACAGCCGTATAATAAAGGAATACATTAATAACAACTATGTAGCCGATAATACTGTAATATCGATTGTAGGAAATTTTGATATCAATAAAGTGATGTCCCTTATTTCAGAAAAATTTGCGGAATGGAATGTTACAAAAAGAGATGTCAGCTATGATGCGCCTGAAATTAAAAAGTCGGTGCTTACAAAATACAAGGATATAGAACAGGTACATCTGTCATTGGGGCTTAAAGGACTCGAGATGGGAAATGATGATGTCTATACTCTCCTTGCCATCAATAATATTTTCGGCGGAGGCACCAGTTCGCGGCTGTTTCAAAAGATAAGAGAAGAAAAGGGATATGCCTATTCCATATATTCATATCCTTCCTCATACAGAAATATAGGGTATTTTTCAATTTATGTAGGGATGAATCCTTCCTATGTTAAGGATGTTATAAGCCTTATACAGGATGAAATTGAAGAGATTAAAGTAAAGGGTGTAAGTGAAACAGAACTTAAAAAATCCAAAGAGCAGCTGAAGGGAAATTATATTCTGGGGTTGGAGAGCACCAGCAACAGGATGTTTGGGATCGGAAAATCAGAACTTTTATTGGGGAAAATTAACGAGCCTAAGGAAATACTGGACAAAATAGATGCAATTACCCACGAGGACGCAAAGAGGATAATAAAAACTGTATTTGAAAATGGTATTATAAGCTCGGCAGCGGTAGGAAAGATTGATAAAAAGATGAATATCGAAGGCCTTTTATTATGA